The Flaviramulus sp. BrNp1-15 genome has a window encoding:
- a CDS encoding alpha/beta hydrolase fold domain-containing protein, with amino-acid sequence MIKLKGIKKDFSKDPIDFKKIRKEDIHHPKSRLFKNRQVSNFKISNTLITEITRGKPSNSLLIFIHGGAFISGPSKHHWDTIQEITNKTNHTIWMCDYPKAPENKISEISKNIDFVYNTALKKYQAKHIILLGDSVGGTLITALTQRLIKSNIELPYKIILVSPVMDATMSNPQINTIDKIDPMLSKNGVLSAKKMCAENNDLKNEKISPINGTFDNFPNTILFLAEKDIMYPDQKLAVKKLISAKVNIDVITGKNMPHIWPFLPIMNEAKTALKEIISRLNN; translated from the coding sequence GTGATAAAACTAAAAGGTATTAAGAAAGACTTCAGTAAAGATCCTATAGATTTTAAAAAAATAAGAAAAGAAGATATTCATCACCCAAAAAGTAGATTATTTAAAAACCGGCAAGTAAGTAACTTTAAAATTTCTAATACTTTAATTACTGAAATTACCCGAGGTAAACCATCTAATAGTTTATTAATTTTTATTCATGGTGGCGCTTTTATTTCTGGTCCCTCAAAACATCATTGGGATACGATACAAGAAATTACTAACAAAACAAACCATACAATATGGATGTGTGATTATCCTAAAGCTCCAGAAAATAAGATTTCAGAAATATCAAAAAACATAGATTTTGTATACAATACCGCTTTAAAGAAATATCAAGCAAAACACATTATACTTCTTGGCGATTCAGTTGGAGGAACTTTAATAACAGCTTTAACACAACGATTAATAAAAAGTAACATAGAATTACCTTATAAAATCATTCTTGTTTCACCCGTTATGGATGCCACAATGAGTAATCCTCAAATTAACACAATAGATAAAATAGATCCTATGTTATCAAAAAATGGAGTGTTAAGTGCTAAAAAAATGTGTGCAGAAAATAATGATTTAAAAAATGAAAAGATTTCACCAATAAATGGGACTTTTGATAATTTCCCAAATACCATTTTATTTTTAGCAGAAAAGGATATAATGTATCCAGACCAAAAATTAGCTGTTAAAAAATTAATTAGTGCTAAGGTGAATATTGATGTTATTACAGGAAAAAACATGCCACATATATGGCCGTTTTTACCCATAATGA
- a CDS encoding DinB family protein, translating into MKDFFLDIFEYHNHFNQKLIDLFFEHRDKISERTIPVFSHCLNAHQIWNSRITGTEPFSVHQIHILEDCKEIDTRNYLNTLKILSDFDLNQNVKYHNSKGKEFQNTIQQVLFHVANHFTHHKGQIILDLRQCEIEPIVTDYIFYKR; encoded by the coding sequence ATGAAAGATTTTTTTTTAGACATTTTCGAATACCATAATCACTTCAACCAAAAATTAATTGATTTATTTTTTGAGCACAGAGATAAGATTAGTGAAAGAACAATTCCTGTATTTTCTCATTGTTTAAATGCCCATCAAATATGGAATTCAAGAATAACAGGCACAGAACCTTTTTCTGTACACCAAATACATATTCTAGAAGACTGTAAAGAAATTGACACAAGGAATTACTTGAACACCTTAAAAATACTGTCTGACTTTGATTTAAACCAAAATGTAAAATACCACAACTCAAAAGGTAAAGAATTTCAGAATACAATACAACAAGTGTTATTTCATGTAGCTAATCATTTCACACATCATAAAGGTCAAATTATACTAGATTTAAGGCAATGTGAAATTGAACCAATAGTTACAGATTATATTTTTTACAAAAGATAA
- a CDS encoding glycoside hydrolase family 5 protein yields the protein MILKIKHIIPMLLVLSLFIVTSCNNSNDNQTPSSETDDIISEEEEEEEEETPVETFENAVEEFGQLSVSGNKIIDKNGNPVQLRGMSFFWSQWIGKYYTKETVKWLKEDWNCNIVRAAMAIDHDGYLVNPEVEKAKVKTVIDAAIEEGIYVLIDWHDHEAENHLEEAKTFFSEIAKTYGDIPNIIYETYNEPLNVSWKTVLKPYHEAVIEEIRKYDPDNIIVCGTRNWSQNVDDVIGNKIDDNNVAYTLHYYAATHKQELRNTALNALNNDIPLFVTEFGTTQASGDVEINEAESKLWWAFLDEHKISWCNWSIADKEELAAALKPGASATGGWPESEITTSGKIVRNELKAKNKSY from the coding sequence ATGATTCTTAAAATTAAACATATAATCCCAATGCTTTTAGTGCTATCGTTATTTATTGTTACATCATGTAATAATTCTAACGATAATCAAACTCCAAGTTCTGAAACCGATGATATAATTTCAGAAGAAGAAGAAGAAGAAGAAGAAGAAACACCTGTTGAAACTTTTGAAAATGCTGTTGAAGAGTTTGGTCAATTAAGTGTTTCTGGGAATAAAATAATTGATAAAAATGGTAATCCTGTACAACTAAGAGGTATGTCTTTCTTTTGGAGTCAATGGATTGGTAAATACTACACTAAAGAAACTGTTAAATGGCTGAAAGAAGACTGGAATTGCAATATTGTTAGAGCAGCAATGGCAATAGACCATGATGGGTATTTAGTTAATCCAGAAGTTGAAAAAGCAAAAGTAAAAACAGTTATTGACGCAGCCATAGAAGAAGGTATTTATGTACTAATAGATTGGCATGATCACGAGGCAGAAAACCACCTAGAAGAAGCAAAAACATTCTTTTCTGAAATTGCTAAAACCTATGGAGATATACCCAATATTATTTATGAAACTTATAACGAACCTTTAAATGTGTCTTGGAAAACGGTTTTAAAACCCTATCATGAGGCAGTTATTGAAGAAATTCGTAAATACGACCCAGATAATATTATAGTATGCGGCACCAGAAATTGGTCTCAAAATGTAGATGATGTTATTGGAAATAAAATTGATGATAATAATGTTGCTTACACCCTACACTATTATGCAGCAACACACAAACAAGAACTTAGAAATACCGCCCTTAATGCATTAAATAATGATATTCCGCTTTTTGTAACAGAGTTTGGTACAACTCAAGCTTCTGGAGATGTTGAAATTAATGAAGCAGAATCTAAATTATGGTGGGCATTTTTAGATGAACACAAAATATCATGGTGTAATTGGTCTATAGCAGATAAAGAAGAACTAGCTGCTGCTTTAAAACCAGGTGCAAGTGCTACCGGTGGGTGGCCAGAATCTGAAATCACAACTTCAGGAAAAATTGTTAGAAACGAATTAAAAGCTAAAAATAAAAGCTACTAA
- a CDS encoding DUF6327 family protein has translation MTTHKYSSFEEIDEKLKILKLETEIDKESFKFDVLNFKKNISSTLFSGGISSLVQITILSFVTKKLSKILGKQS, from the coding sequence ATGACAACTCATAAATACAGTTCATTTGAAGAAATCGATGAAAAACTAAAAATATTAAAGCTTGAAACAGAAATAGATAAAGAGAGTTTTAAATTTGATGTTTTGAATTTCAAAAAAAACATATCCTCTACTTTATTTTCAGGCGGAATTTCTAGTTTGGTACAAATTACTATTCTCTCGTTTGTTACAAAAAAATTATCTAAAATTTTAGGGAAACAATCCTAG
- a CDS encoding YtxH domain-containing protein: protein MAKNNGTLLLALLTGAIIGTGIGVLYAPEKGTKTRKKIKDKALDTKDNISEKISHAKEDLSETIKRKKEDFEHKLEDTVTHMSYKADEILSTLERKLEDLRKKNLELQKK from the coding sequence ATGGCAAAAAACAATGGAACATTGTTATTAGCTCTATTAACTGGAGCAATAATAGGTACAGGAATTGGTGTTTTATACGCTCCTGAAAAAGGAACTAAAACTAGAAAGAAAATTAAAGATAAAGCACTTGACACTAAAGATAATATCTCTGAAAAAATTTCACATGCTAAAGAAGATTTATCTGAAACGATAAAAAGAAAAAAAGAGGATTTCGAACACAAATTAGAAGATACTGTTACACACATGAGCTATAAAGCTGATGAAATATTATCTACTCTAGAACGTAAATTAGAAGACCTAAGAAAGAAAAATCTTGAACTTCAGAAGAAATAA
- the thrC gene encoding threonine synthase — MNYYSLNHKAPKTTFENAVVKGLAPDKGLYFPESITPLPKDFFDNIDNLSHTEIAFQAIKQFVSPEIPEAVLKTIVEETLSFDFPVIKLNDNISTLELFHGPTMAFKDVGARFMARCLGYFNKDNTNEVTVLVATSGDTGGAVANGFLGVKGVNVVILYPSGKVSDIQEKQLTTLGQNIKALEVNGTFDDCQAMVKTAFLDEELTSKMQLTSANSINVARWLPQLFYFIFAYKQLHNKYNDIVFSVPSGNFGNICAGMMAQQLGLPIKHFVASNNANNVVTRYLISKLYEPKPSVQTISNAMDVGAPSNFIRIQEIYKNKFDTLKENLSSYSYSDEDTKYAMLEIYNNFNYVADPHGAVGYLGCKAYLKENPNAHCVFLETAHPTKFLDVVEDVIKEKQPLPEQIKSVMDNEKVSIKISTYQELKNFLLN; from the coding sequence ATGAACTATTATTCACTAAATCATAAAGCACCAAAAACAACTTTTGAAAACGCAGTTGTTAAAGGCTTAGCGCCAGACAAAGGACTCTATTTTCCAGAAAGCATTACACCTTTACCAAAAGATTTTTTTGATAACATTGATAATTTATCTCATACAGAAATCGCTTTTCAAGCTATAAAACAATTTGTTTCTCCAGAAATCCCTGAAGCCGTTTTAAAAACTATTGTTGAAGAAACTTTATCATTCGATTTTCCTGTTATCAAACTAAACGACAATATTTCAACTTTAGAATTGTTTCATGGGCCAACAATGGCTTTTAAAGATGTTGGTGCACGTTTTATGGCACGTTGTTTAGGCTATTTTAATAAAGATAATACAAACGAAGTAACTGTATTAGTTGCTACTTCTGGTGATACAGGTGGCGCAGTGGCTAATGGTTTTTTAGGAGTTAAAGGTGTAAATGTTGTAATTCTTTACCCTTCTGGAAAAGTAAGCGATATTCAAGAAAAACAGCTTACTACTTTAGGTCAGAATATAAAAGCTTTAGAGGTTAATGGTACGTTTGATGATTGTCAAGCAATGGTAAAAACAGCCTTTTTAGATGAAGAATTAACTAGCAAAATGCAATTAACATCTGCAAACTCTATAAACGTAGCGCGTTGGTTACCGCAATTATTCTATTTTATATTTGCATACAAGCAGTTACATAACAAGTATAATGATATTGTGTTTTCTGTGCCAAGTGGTAATTTTGGTAACATTTGCGCAGGTATGATGGCACAACAATTAGGTCTACCAATTAAACATTTTGTAGCATCAAACAACGCTAATAATGTGGTGACAAGATATTTAATATCAAAATTATACGAACCTAAACCTTCGGTGCAAACCATAAGTAACGCTATGGATGTTGGCGCACCAAGCAACTTTATTCGTATTCAAGAGATTTACAAAAACAAATTCGATACTCTAAAAGAGAATTTATCTTCATATAGCTATTCTGATGAAGATACTAAATACGCTATGCTAGAAATTTATAATAATTTCAATTATGTGGCAGATCCACATGGTGCAGTCGGTTATCTAGGTTGTAAAGCCTACTTAAAAGAAAACCCTAATGCACATTGTGTGTTTTTAGAAACAGCTCATCCTACTAAGTTTTTGGATGTGGTTGAAGATGTAATAAAAGAAAAACAACCATTACCAGAACAAATTAAATCTGTTATGGATAATGAAAAAGTATCTATTAAAATTAGTACTTATCAAGAATTAAAAAATTTCCTGTTGAATTAA
- a CDS encoding homoserine kinase, with protein sequence MNEIKIFSPATVANVSCGFDVLGFCLDSVGDEMVIRKVDKKGIRITHISGFDLPYETEQNVAGVSALAMYDTLNLDFGFEIEIYKNIKPGSGIGSSAASAVGSVFGMNELLGRPFNKTQLTEFAIKGEAIASKCEHADNLAPALFGGFTLVKTINPLQILEIPTPKDLYATVIHPQIEIKTSEARAVLPEKVKLQDAITQWANVGSFVHGLHTSDFNLLKESLHDVIVEPHRSKLIPHFNDVKNASLKAGALGCGISGSGPSIFSLCKGVESAKNVKVAIENIYKKTNIDFDIHVSKINTEGVKILK encoded by the coding sequence ATGAACGAAATAAAAATATTCTCACCAGCTACTGTTGCCAATGTTTCATGTGGTTTTGATGTGCTAGGGTTTTGTTTAGATAGTGTTGGAGACGAAATGGTGATTAGAAAAGTTGACAAAAAAGGAATTCGAATTACTCATATTTCGGGTTTTGATTTGCCTTATGAAACGGAACAAAATGTTGCAGGTGTTTCAGCTTTAGCTATGTACGATACTTTAAATTTAGATTTCGGTTTTGAAATAGAAATTTATAAAAACATAAAACCTGGTAGTGGTATTGGTAGTAGTGCTGCTAGTGCGGTTGGTAGTGTTTTTGGAATGAATGAGCTTTTAGGAAGACCTTTCAATAAAACACAACTTACAGAATTTGCCATTAAAGGGGAAGCTATAGCTAGTAAATGTGAGCACGCCGATAACCTCGCTCCTGCTCTTTTTGGTGGTTTTACTTTAGTTAAAACCATTAATCCTTTACAAATTTTAGAAATTCCAACTCCTAAAGATTTGTATGCAACAGTTATTCACCCACAGATAGAAATTAAAACATCCGAAGCACGTGCTGTTCTTCCAGAGAAAGTTAAGCTGCAAGATGCAATTACACAATGGGCAAACGTAGGTAGTTTCGTTCATGGTTTACATACTAGTGATTTTAATTTATTAAAAGAATCTTTGCACGATGTTATTGTAGAGCCACATAGAAGTAAATTGATACCACATTTTAACGACGTTAAAAATGCTTCATTAAAAGCAGGCGCTTTGGGTTGTGGAATATCAGGCTCTGGACCTTCTATTTTTTCTTTATGTAAAGGAGTTGAAAGTGCTAAAAATGTGAAAGTTGCTATAGAAAATATTTATAAAAAAACAAACATAGATTTTGATATTCATGTATCTAAAATTAATACTGAAGGAGTCAAAATATTAAAATAA
- the thrA gene encoding bifunctional aspartate kinase/homoserine dehydrogenase I → MKVLKFGGTSVGSSKNINNVISILDNYSKKDKVVCVVSAVGGITDKLLLAGKQAQNKDQSFIDTFELIKEQHLAIIKELNPQKGQSITAFVNQRLDELKSLLDGIYLINELSPKTSDKLVSFGEILSSFIIAETMKNRGLSAERKNSQDLIVTNSNFTKAEVDYKLSNTNIQDYFKSAAQKITILPGFISKSKSGEQTTLGRGGSDFTAAIVAAALKVEQLEIWTDVSGMFTTNPKLVKQAYPIDKISYQEAMELSHFGAKVLYPPTVQPVLDLNIPIHIKNTLEPEAVGTVISNDEVISKSPVKGISNINNIALLTLQGSGMIGIPGFSKRLFETLSQEKINIILITQASSEHSICLGIEEKDADIAKTTIDATFENEIALHKIDPIIVETGLSIIALVGDNMKNHQGISGKMFSTLGKNNINIRAIAQGASEKNISAVIAESDVKKALNTLHEQFFEAKTKQLNVFITGVGNVGERLVEQIKQQKKYLKENLKINLRITGLSNSRKMIFNENGINLSNWKEQLEEGDKASLNGFFEKIKSLNLRNSIFVDVTANADVANFYEKYLRQSIGVVACNKIACSSDIENYKLLKRLSLKYNAPYLFETNVGAGLPIIDTLNNLIASGDKITSIQAVLSGSLNFVFNNFNDKTKFYDVVKQAAAEGYTEPDPRIDLSGVDVARKILILARESGVEMNLEDIENTPFLSESGLKSDTVDDFYETLIKDEAHYQNLYASAKEKECQLKYVAQFNNGKASVGLEEIPEGHPFYNLEGKDNIVMFYTQRYPEQPMIIKGAGAGADVTASGLFADIIRIGND, encoded by the coding sequence ATGAAAGTTTTAAAATTTGGAGGAACTTCAGTAGGTTCTTCAAAAAATATAAATAACGTAATAAGTATTTTAGATAACTACTCTAAAAAAGATAAAGTAGTTTGTGTAGTTTCAGCAGTTGGCGGCATTACAGATAAGTTGTTATTAGCAGGTAAACAAGCGCAAAATAAAGACCAATCTTTTATAGATACTTTTGAATTAATAAAAGAACAACATTTAGCAATTATAAAAGAATTAAACCCCCAAAAGGGACAAAGTATAACGGCGTTTGTTAATCAAAGGTTAGATGAATTAAAAAGTTTATTAGATGGTATTTATTTAATTAACGAATTATCTCCAAAAACATCTGATAAATTAGTGAGTTTTGGTGAAATATTATCATCATTCATCATAGCTGAAACGATGAAAAACAGAGGTTTATCTGCAGAACGTAAAAACTCACAGGATTTAATAGTTACAAATTCAAACTTTACAAAAGCTGAAGTTGATTACAAACTTAGTAATACTAATATTCAAGATTATTTTAAATCAGCTGCTCAAAAAATCACGATTTTACCTGGGTTTATCTCCAAATCTAAATCTGGAGAGCAAACTACTCTTGGTCGTGGAGGTTCCGACTTTACTGCGGCTATTGTTGCTGCGGCTTTAAAGGTTGAGCAATTAGAAATTTGGACAGACGTAAGCGGTATGTTTACAACAAATCCGAAATTGGTAAAACAAGCTTATCCCATCGATAAAATATCGTATCAGGAAGCTATGGAACTGTCTCATTTTGGTGCTAAAGTTTTGTATCCGCCAACAGTACAACCCGTTTTAGATTTAAATATCCCGATTCATATTAAAAACACTTTAGAACCAGAAGCTGTTGGAACAGTAATATCTAATGATGAAGTTATTTCTAAATCACCAGTAAAAGGTATAAGTAATATTAATAATATTGCGTTGTTAACATTACAAGGCAGCGGAATGATTGGTATTCCCGGGTTTTCTAAACGTTTATTTGAAACCTTATCACAGGAAAAAATCAATATTATTTTAATAACTCAAGCATCATCAGAGCATTCTATTTGTTTAGGTATAGAAGAAAAAGATGCAGATATTGCTAAAACTACTATAGATGCTACGTTTGAGAACGAAATTGCTCTTCATAAAATAGATCCAATTATTGTAGAAACTGGCTTGTCTATCATTGCTTTAGTTGGTGATAATATGAAAAATCATCAAGGTATTAGTGGTAAAATGTTTAGTACTCTTGGAAAAAATAATATAAACATTAGAGCTATTGCCCAAGGTGCATCAGAAAAAAATATTTCTGCAGTTATTGCAGAAAGTGATGTAAAAAAGGCCTTAAACACGCTTCATGAGCAATTTTTCGAGGCTAAGACAAAACAACTAAATGTGTTTATAACAGGTGTTGGAAATGTTGGAGAACGCCTTGTAGAGCAAATAAAACAGCAAAAAAAATACTTAAAAGAAAATCTTAAAATTAATCTACGAATTACTGGATTATCAAATTCTAGAAAAATGATTTTCAATGAAAATGGTATTAATTTAAGTAACTGGAAAGAACAGTTAGAAGAAGGTGACAAAGCCTCTCTTAATGGATTTTTTGAAAAAATTAAATCACTTAATTTACGTAATAGTATTTTTGTAGATGTTACTGCAAATGCAGATGTTGCAAATTTTTACGAGAAATACTTACGCCAAAGTATAGGTGTTGTAGCGTGTAACAAAATTGCTTGTTCTAGTGATATTGAAAACTATAAATTATTAAAGCGATTATCTTTAAAGTATAATGCACCTTATTTATTTGAAACCAATGTTGGTGCAGGATTACCTATTATTGATACCCTAAATAATTTAATTGCATCAGGTGATAAAATAACATCTATTCAAGCTGTGTTATCTGGAAGTTTAAATTTTGTTTTTAATAATTTCAATGACAAAACAAAGTTTTATGATGTTGTAAAACAAGCAGCTGCCGAAGGTTACACAGAACCAGATCCTAGAATTGATTTAAGTGGTGTTGATGTAGCTAGAAAAATACTCATTCTAGCAAGAGAAAGTGGTGTTGAAATGAATTTAGAAGATATAGAAAACACACCGTTTTTATCTGAATCAGGTCTAAAAAGCGACACAGTTGATGATTTTTATGAAACTCTAATCAAAGACGAAGCACATTATCAAAATTTATATGCTTCGGCTAAAGAAAAAGAATGTCAGCTAAAATATGTTGCCCAATTCAACAATGGAAAAGCAAGCGTTGGTTTAGAGGAAATTCCTGAAGGTCATCCATTTTATAATTTAGAAGGAAAAGATAACATTGTGATGTTTTATACGCAACGTTATCCAGAACAACCTATGATTATTAAAGGTGCTGGAGCTGGTGCAGATGTAACAGCATCAGGTTTATTTGCTGATATAATTAGAATAGGAAACGATTAA
- a CDS encoding NAD(P)H-hydrate dehydratase, with translation MKIFSKEQIYEGDKITTERQQISSTDLMERAATQIFNWMHMRMQGAQVPVHVFCGIGNNGGDGLVLARHLITHGYNVNTYVVNCSDKRSKDFLINYDRIKNVTKKWPILLKCASDFPEIHQDDIIVDAVFGIGLNRPVDEWVKGLFMHFRASKAFTLSIDIPSGLFPDKSVEDEDAVVWAGYTLSFASPKLVFFLPETAKYTVQWEVLDIGLDQEFLYTTQTEVELIGKHEVLPNYIPREKFSHKGQFGHTLIIGGSYGKIGAVTLASRAALSAGAGLVSTYIPKCGYMPLQSAFPETMVITDKDEEKITSINFEIEPTVVAFGIGAGTDTKTISAFEAFLKTNKVPLVIDADGLNILSKKKALLKLLPEDTVLTPHPKELERLIGKWKNDFDKLKKVKVFSKKYKVIIVIKGANTITVFNEKLYVNTTGNPGLATAGSGDVLTGIITGLISQQYHPLTAAIFGVYLHGKSADIAIEDFGYQSLIASHVIEYLGEAFIDLFKQPEQQQQPEEATEEANEQA, from the coding sequence ATGAAAATATTTTCAAAAGAACAAATTTACGAAGGAGATAAAATAACAACAGAAAGACAACAGATTTCTTCAACAGATTTAATGGAGCGTGCTGCAACCCAAATTTTCAATTGGATGCACATGCGTATGCAAGGTGCCCAAGTGCCTGTTCATGTGTTTTGTGGCATTGGTAATAATGGAGGTGACGGATTAGTACTTGCCAGACATCTTATAACACATGGTTATAATGTAAATACTTACGTGGTTAATTGTAGTGATAAACGCTCTAAAGATTTTTTAATTAATTATGATAGAATTAAAAATGTAACTAAAAAATGGCCAATATTATTAAAATGTGCTTCAGATTTCCCAGAAATTCATCAAGATGATATTATAGTTGATGCTGTTTTTGGAATTGGTTTAAACCGACCTGTTGATGAATGGGTGAAAGGATTATTTATGCATTTTAGAGCTAGTAAAGCATTTACATTGTCTATAGATATTCCATCAGGTTTATTTCCAGATAAATCAGTTGAGGACGAAGATGCTGTTGTTTGGGCAGGTTATACTTTAAGTTTTGCATCACCAAAATTGGTTTTCTTTTTACCTGAAACTGCTAAATACACCGTACAATGGGAAGTTTTAGATATAGGATTAGATCAAGAGTTTTTATACACTACACAAACCGAAGTTGAACTTATTGGAAAACATGAAGTATTACCAAATTATATTCCAAGAGAAAAGTTTTCGCATAAAGGACAATTTGGGCATACTTTAATTATTGGCGGTAGTTATGGAAAAATAGGTGCTGTAACTTTGGCTAGTAGAGCTGCATTATCTGCTGGAGCAGGATTAGTATCAACTTATATTCCTAAATGTGGCTATATGCCTTTGCAGTCTGCTTTTCCTGAGACTATGGTAATTACTGATAAAGATGAAGAAAAAATAACTTCAATTAATTTTGAAATTGAGCCCACAGTAGTTGCTTTTGGAATTGGAGCAGGAACCGATACAAAAACCATAAGTGCTTTCGAAGCTTTTTTAAAAACAAATAAAGTGCCTTTGGTAATTGATGCCGATGGTTTAAATATCCTTTCTAAAAAGAAAGCGTTATTAAAATTGTTGCCAGAAGATACTGTATTAACACCACACCCAAAAGAACTAGAACGTTTAATTGGTAAATGGAAAAACGATTTCGACAAATTAAAGAAAGTAAAAGTATTTTCTAAAAAGTATAAGGTTATTATAGTTATTAAAGGTGCTAATACCATAACTGTTTTTAACGAAAAACTTTATGTTAACACTACCGGAAATCCAGGTTTAGCAACAGCGGGAAGTGGTGATGTTTTAACAGGAATTATAACAGGTTTAATTTCCCAACAATATCACCCATTAACTGCGGCTATTTTTGGTGTGTATTTACATGGAAAATCTGCAGACATTGCTATTGAAGATTTTGGGTATCAAAGTTTAATTGCTAGTCATGTTATTGAGTATTTAGGAGAAGCATTTATAGATTTATTTAAACAACCTGAACAACAACAGCAACCAGAAGAAGCCACTGAAGAGGCAAATGAACAAGCATAA
- a CDS encoding thioredoxin-like domain-containing protein, which translates to MKKLLLLSLAIATIACKEEPKDYVTFSGKITDKFSDSIVVRTRTYSKTIKVNEDGTFSDTLKVDAGIHNFYDGNESTSVFLKNGYDLNITLDTKEFDETIKYSGVGAETNNYLAKKALLQENSFTPTLFDMDEDAFKAKVTEIQSEFAELLENTKNLDSIVYSGDKNALEKLPEGLLNAYTQQQARANQFSDFIGKPSPAFVNYENYKGGTTSLSDLKGKYVYVDVWATWCGPCKVEIPSLKRLEKAYHGKNIEFVSISVDNGRGYRAETPELALAASKEGWKKMIAEKEMGGIQLFSNNGWRSEFVQNFKINGIPRFILIDPNGNVVNADAPRPSSPKLVELFNSLNI; encoded by the coding sequence ATGAAAAAATTACTTTTATTATCACTAGCAATTGCAACGATAGCTTGTAAAGAAGAACCGAAAGATTATGTAACATTTTCTGGAAAGATAACAGACAAGTTTAGTGATTCAATTGTAGTGCGTACACGTACATATTCAAAAACAATTAAAGTTAATGAAGATGGAACTTTTAGTGATACATTAAAAGTTGATGCAGGAATACATAACTTTTATGATGGAAATGAATCTACATCTGTTTTCCTTAAAAATGGATATGATTTAAATATAACATTAGACACAAAAGAGTTTGATGAAACCATAAAATATTCTGGAGTTGGTGCTGAAACAAATAATTATCTAGCAAAAAAAGCTTTATTACAAGAAAACAGTTTCACTCCTACTCTATTTGATATGGATGAAGATGCTTTTAAAGCAAAAGTGACTGAAATACAATCAGAGTTCGCTGAGTTGTTAGAAAACACAAAAAATCTGGATTCAATAGTTTATTCAGGTGATAAAAATGCTCTTGAAAAATTACCTGAAGGACTTTTAAATGCATACACCCAACAACAAGCGCGTGCTAATCAATTTTCAGATTTTATAGGAAAACCATCTCCTGCTTTTGTGAATTACGAAAACTACAAAGGCGGAACCACATCGCTATCAGATTTAAAAGGCAAATATGTTTACGTAGATGTTTGGGCAACTTGGTGCGGACCTTGTAAAGTTGAAATTCCTTCGCTTAAAAGACTTGAAAAAGCGTATCATGGAAAAAACATTGAATTTGTGAGTATTTCTGTTGATAATGGTAGAGGTTATAGAGCCGAAACCCCTGAATTAGCTTTAGCAGCTTCAAAAGAAGGATGGAAAAAAATGATAGCTGAAAAAGAAATGGGCGGTATTCAATTATTTTCAAATAATGGTTGGAGATCTGAATTTGTTCAGAATTTCAAAATAAATGGTATTCCTCGTTTTATTTTAATCGATCCTAACGGAAATGTTGTAAATGCAGACGCTCCAAGACCATCTAGTCCAAAACTCGTAGAATTATTTAATTCTTTAAATATTTAA